One stretch of Paenibacillus sp. FSL R5-0341 DNA includes these proteins:
- a CDS encoding DivIVA domain-containing protein, producing the protein MPLTPLDIHNKEFSRRLRGYDEDEVNEFLDQVIKDYEGVIRENKELSNQLLSVQEKLDHFATIEETLSKTIIIAQEAADDVKNNAKKEAQLIVKEAEKNADRIVNESLGKSRKIALEVEELKKQASIYRARFRTLVEAQLELLTQDGWEVLESREQEVRDREREMKEIY; encoded by the coding sequence ATGCCATTAACGCCGCTGGACATACACAACAAGGAATTTTCCCGACGTTTGCGCGGGTATGACGAGGATGAAGTCAATGAATTCCTGGATCAAGTCATCAAAGATTACGAAGGCGTCATTCGCGAGAACAAAGAGCTGAGCAATCAGTTGCTGTCCGTTCAGGAAAAGCTGGATCATTTTGCCACGATTGAAGAAACGCTTAGCAAAACGATCATCATTGCGCAGGAAGCTGCTGATGATGTGAAGAATAATGCGAAGAAAGAAGCGCAGTTGATCGTGAAGGAAGCAGAGAAAAATGCAGACCGGATCGTGAACGAATCGTTGGGCAAATCACGTAAAATTGCTTTGGAAGTGGAAGAACTGAAAAAGCAGGCATCGATTTATCGTGCCCGTTTCCGCACGCTTGTTGAAGCGCAGCTTGAACTGTTGACTCAGGATGGTTGGGAAGTGCTTGAGAGCCGGGAGCAGGAAGTGCGTGACCGTGAGCGGGAGATGAAAGAAATTTATTAG
- a CDS encoding YlmH/Sll1252 family protein — protein sequence MSGEIYEHFSHDERDFVDKASDWVERAGKYHDMKLTDFLDPRQVFILQTLANRRNDVQIRLDGGYEAAERKRALVAPDYMYLDDEDMGMQVLSITSDNQKISELEHGDYMGSLLGLGMKRGKIGDIQVLEDGCHTVVAAETGAFLSLQLNQVHRLHVFTELLPLDQMRWSESKLETMDITVASLRLDGICADVYRLSRSKVLVPIKAGRCRVNWKVEEDPSKSLKAGDVVSIQGFGRFKVMEQDGMTKKGRCRVKIGKFA from the coding sequence ATGAGCGGTGAAATTTACGAACATTTTAGCCATGATGAGCGAGATTTCGTAGATAAAGCTTCGGATTGGGTTGAGCGGGCAGGCAAGTATCATGATATGAAGCTAACTGACTTTCTTGACCCAAGACAGGTTTTTATTTTACAAACTCTTGCCAATCGACGTAATGATGTTCAGATTCGTCTGGATGGTGGTTACGAGGCTGCTGAGCGCAAGCGTGCGTTGGTTGCACCTGATTATATGTATCTGGATGATGAGGATATGGGTATGCAGGTGCTGAGTATCACGTCTGATAATCAGAAAATCTCGGAGCTGGAGCATGGGGACTACATGGGTTCCCTGCTCGGGCTTGGGATGAAACGTGGAAAGATCGGGGATATCCAAGTGCTGGAGGACGGTTGCCATACAGTGGTGGCGGCGGAAACCGGCGCTTTTTTATCGCTTCAACTGAATCAGGTGCATCGGTTACATGTGTTCACAGAGTTACTTCCTTTGGATCAGATGCGATGGTCAGAGAGTAAACTGGAGACAATGGACATTACGGTCGCTTCGCTTCGTTTGGATGGAATCTGTGCAGATGTGTATCGGCTTAGTCGCAGTAAAGTGCTGGTGCCGATCAAAGCTGGTCGCTGCCGTGTGAACTGGAAAGTTGAGGAAGATCCCTCCAAATCGCTAAAAGCGGGTGATGTCGTATCCATACAGGGATTTGGCCGTTTCAAGGTTATGGAACAGGATGGGATGACTAAAAAAGGGCGTTGCCGAGTGAAAATCGGCAAATTTGCCTGA
- a CDS encoding YggT family protein, with amino-acid sequence MESVLYTLYQIYFYMVIVYILMSWLPNARESFIGEWIGKFVEPYLRPFRRFIPPLFGVLDISPIVALIVLQLALNGLISILRYFVY; translated from the coding sequence ATTGAAAGCGTGTTGTACACGTTATACCAGATTTACTTTTACATGGTCATTGTCTACATATTGATGTCTTGGCTTCCCAATGCGCGGGAAAGCTTCATCGGTGAATGGATAGGCAAATTTGTGGAGCCTTACCTAAGACCTTTCCGTCGATTTATCCCGCCTTTGTTCGGAGTGCTGGATATTTCCCCAATTGTGGCGCTGATCGTTCTACAACTCGCGCTGAATGGGCTGATCTCCATACTTCGGTATTTTGTATATTAG
- a CDS encoding cell division protein SepF, translating into MGVMNKFMNFLGLQEEEEIVERERMAAQEENEPEQQEAETSSLDKRRNQRGNNVVSIHSQKNVKVVLYEPRSYDEAQEIADHLRSHRTVVVNLQRIRQDQALRVIDFLSGTVYALGGGISKIGGNIFLCTPDTVEIQGSITEILADSEQDYNRMR; encoded by the coding sequence ATGGGCGTAATGAATAAATTTATGAATTTCCTCGGACTTCAGGAAGAGGAAGAGATTGTGGAACGTGAACGGATGGCTGCGCAGGAGGAAAATGAACCTGAACAGCAGGAAGCTGAAACCTCCAGTCTCGATAAACGTAGAAACCAAAGGGGGAATAATGTGGTGAGCATTCATTCCCAGAAAAATGTTAAAGTTGTCCTGTATGAACCACGTTCTTATGACGAGGCTCAGGAAATTGCCGACCATCTGCGTTCGCATCGTACCGTTGTGGTGAACTTGCAACGAATACGTCAGGACCAAGCGCTGCGAGTTATTGATTTTTTGAGTGGCACAGTATACGCATTGGGTGGCGGTATTTCCAAAATCGGCGGAAACATTTTTCTCTGTACGCCAGATACGGTTGAAATTCAGGGCTCAATTACGGAAATACTGGCTGACAGCGAGCAAGATTATAACAGAATGAGGTGA
- a CDS encoding YggS family pyridoxal phosphate-dependent enzyme, translating into MSLEERIQQVNHKIEDACRRSNRQRDDVNVIAVTKYVSLETTGSVLEHGLEHIGENRWQDAQAKWEAFGQQGTWHFIGHLQTNKVKDVIGKFRYIHSLDRLSLAKELDKKAASLGIQVETFLQVNISGEESKYGLQPEQASSFLRDIRSFNNLKVVGLMTMAPHEENPELTRPVFRGLRELRDQLNGQALTAEPLTELSMGMSNDFEVAIEEGATWVRLGSILVGKEEGSRWA; encoded by the coding sequence GTGTCTTTGGAGGAGCGTATACAACAGGTGAACCATAAGATTGAAGATGCATGTCGGCGCAGTAACCGTCAACGTGATGATGTGAACGTGATTGCGGTCACGAAGTACGTCTCACTTGAAACAACGGGATCGGTGCTGGAGCATGGTCTTGAGCATATTGGAGAAAATCGGTGGCAGGATGCACAGGCCAAATGGGAAGCATTTGGTCAACAGGGCACCTGGCACTTTATCGGTCATTTGCAGACGAACAAGGTGAAAGACGTGATAGGCAAGTTTCGTTACATACATTCACTGGATCGTTTGTCATTGGCGAAGGAGTTGGATAAGAAAGCAGCTTCACTTGGCATCCAGGTGGAAACGTTTTTGCAGGTGAATATTTCGGGTGAAGAGAGCAAGTATGGTTTACAGCCTGAACAGGCAAGTTCATTTTTGCGTGATATTCGTTCGTTCAACAATCTCAAGGTCGTCGGCCTGATGACCATGGCACCTCATGAGGAAAATCCGGAGCTGACGCGTCCCGTATTTCGTGGATTGCGTGAGCTGAGAGATCAACTGAATGGACAAGCCCTTACAGCAGAACCATTGACTGAACTGTCGATGGGGATGTCCAATGATTTTGAAGTGGCCATTGAAGAAGGGGCAACCTGGGTACGGCTAGGATCGATTCTCGTAGGAAAAGAGGAGGGTTCACGATGGGCGTAA
- the pgeF gene encoding peptidoglycan editing factor PgeF has product MEPFVLNKELLERTENPNSDFGSDPLLLYVEPWRQQFEMLTVGFTTRHGGVGNSPYATLNCAYHVGDDPEVVLNNRRLVTEKIGFAAEAWTCGEQVHGKHVAVITAEDRSRGLLDRHSALQDTDGLVSNVPGVLLTSFYADCVPLYFYDPVQQAVGLAHAGWKGTVAGIAVSMVETMEREYGSRRQDIRAAIGPSIGDCCYEVDEAVMQHVRVWFEDSPVNDKYEDSASKQAYRPVNNGKTMLNLKECNRHIMMKAGIMPDHIECTTWCTSCHPELFFSYRKENGITGRMASWIGLEER; this is encoded by the coding sequence ATGGAACCCTTTGTATTGAATAAGGAATTACTTGAACGGACAGAGAATCCTAACTCAGATTTCGGTTCTGACCCGTTATTATTATATGTTGAGCCTTGGAGACAGCAGTTTGAAATGTTGACGGTCGGGTTTACGACAAGACATGGTGGAGTCGGAAATTCTCCCTACGCTACGCTCAATTGTGCTTATCATGTGGGGGATGATCCGGAAGTTGTACTTAACAACCGCAGGCTTGTAACCGAGAAGATTGGCTTTGCAGCAGAAGCCTGGACTTGTGGAGAGCAGGTGCATGGCAAACATGTGGCTGTAATAACCGCTGAAGATCGGAGCAGAGGATTACTTGATCGTCACTCTGCGCTGCAGGATACGGATGGATTGGTCTCGAATGTGCCCGGGGTGCTGCTGACTTCTTTCTATGCAGACTGTGTTCCCCTTTATTTCTACGACCCTGTACAGCAGGCTGTTGGCCTTGCTCATGCGGGTTGGAAAGGTACAGTCGCGGGTATCGCTGTATCCATGGTGGAGACGATGGAACGGGAGTATGGAAGCCGTAGACAGGATATCCGGGCTGCTATCGGTCCGTCCATTGGGGATTGCTGTTATGAAGTGGATGAGGCGGTTATGCAGCATGTGCGGGTTTGGTTTGAGGATTCCCCGGTTAATGATAAATACGAGGATTCTGCTTCTAAACAAGCATATCGACCCGTGAATAACGGCAAAACGATGTTAAACTTGAAAGAATGTAATCGACACATTATGATGAAAGCAGGAATAATGCCGGATCATATCGAATGTACAACATGGTGTACAAGTTGTCATCCCGAACTATTTTTCTCCTATCGGAAGGAAAATGGGATTACAGGGCGGATGGCGAGCTGGATTGGGCTGGAAGAGAGGTGA
- a CDS encoding YlmC/YmxH family sporulation protein, with amino-acid sequence MKVNTSEVAARGMKISDFQTKDVINITDGKRLGQISDLELDLKQGRIEAIVVPGYSRFMGLFGGGTDLVIPWRNIVKIGSDVILVKMDEVKENTYDERDREARLYDEQQHNRTERVERLERSERNQRRTI; translated from the coding sequence ATGAAAGTAAATACGAGCGAAGTAGCGGCACGAGGCATGAAAATCTCGGACTTTCAGACAAAGGATGTTATTAACATTACGGATGGTAAACGTCTGGGGCAGATCAGTGACCTGGAGCTTGATCTGAAGCAGGGACGAATTGAAGCGATTGTTGTACCAGGGTACAGCCGTTTTATGGGGCTCTTTGGCGGGGGAACGGATCTGGTGATTCCCTGGAGAAATATTGTGAAGATTGGTTCAGATGTGATTTTGGTTAAGATGGATGAAGTAAAGGAGAATACGTATGATGAGCGTGATCGGGAAGCACGTCTGTATGATGAACAGCAACATAACCGTACAGAACGTGTGGAACGCCTTGAGCGTTCGGAACGTAATCAGCGTCGAACGATATAA
- the sigG gene encoding RNA polymerase sporulation sigma factor SigG, which produces MTRNKVEICGVDTAKLPVLTNTEMRELFHSLQQHHDRSAREKLVNGNLRLVLSVIQRFNNRGEFVDDLFQVGCIGLMKAIDNFDLSQNVKFSTYAVPMIIGEIRRYLRDNNPIRVSRSLRDIAYKALQVRDSLTNKNSREPTIFEIAEVLNVPKEDVVFALDAIQDPVSLFEPIYHDGGDPIYVMDQISDDRNKDVSWIEEIALREAMHRLGQREKMILSMRFFEGKTQMEVADEIGISQAQVSRLEKSAIQQMQKHVKS; this is translated from the coding sequence ATGACCCGAAACAAAGTCGAGATTTGTGGCGTGGACACCGCAAAATTGCCTGTCCTCACCAACACTGAAATGCGGGAATTGTTTCATTCCCTTCAGCAACACCATGATCGCTCAGCAAGAGAGAAATTAGTGAATGGCAACCTGCGTCTGGTACTCAGTGTCATTCAGCGCTTTAACAATCGGGGGGAGTTTGTCGATGATCTGTTCCAGGTTGGTTGCATCGGCCTGATGAAAGCCATTGATAATTTTGATTTATCCCAGAATGTCAAATTTTCAACCTACGCGGTGCCGATGATTATCGGTGAAATCCGTCGATACCTGCGTGATAATAACCCGATTCGGGTATCTCGGTCCTTGAGGGACATTGCTTACAAAGCACTTCAGGTCCGTGACAGCCTGACGAATAAAAATTCCCGGGAACCGACGATATTCGAAATTGCGGAAGTACTGAATGTGCCGAAGGAAGATGTTGTTTTTGCATTGGACGCCATTCAGGATCCGGTCTCGCTCTTCGAACCGATCTATCATGATGGTGGAGATCCGATCTATGTCATGGATCAGATCAGTGATGACAGAAACAAGGATGTGTCGTGGATCGAGGAAATAGCGCTCCGGGAAGCAATGCATCGTCTTGGTCAGCGGGAAAAAATGATTCTGTCGATGCGGTTTTTCGAAGGAAAAACCCAGATGGAAGTGGCTGATGAAATTGGCATTTCCCAGGCTCAGGTATCACGTCTGGAGAAATCAGCGATACAGCAGATGCAAAAACATGTAAAGTCGTAA
- the sigE gene encoding RNA polymerase sporulation sigma factor SigE: MLVKWKLVAQLQYYRLLFLLGLKSEEIYYIGGSEALPPPLTREEEEFLLQKLSSGDSAIRAMLIERNLRLVVYIARKFENTGINIEDLVSIGAIGLIKAVNTFDPEKKIKLATYASRCIENEILMYLRRNSKIRTEVSFDEPLNIDWDGNELLLSDVLGTENDTIYRNIEEQVDRKLLHKALEKLTERERMIMELRFGLTDGEEKTQKDVADLLGISQSYISRLEKRIIKRLRKEFNKMV, translated from the coding sequence ATGCTTGTGAAATGGAAACTGGTGGCGCAGCTGCAATATTACCGTCTGTTATTTTTGTTGGGGCTCAAAAGTGAAGAGATCTATTATATTGGGGGAAGTGAGGCGCTTCCGCCACCATTGACACGTGAAGAGGAAGAATTTTTACTGCAAAAATTATCCTCGGGAGACTCGGCCATTCGCGCGATGCTCATTGAGCGCAACCTGCGTCTGGTGGTATACATCGCACGCAAATTTGAGAATACAGGAATCAATATTGAAGATTTGGTCTCCATTGGAGCGATCGGATTGATTAAGGCAGTCAATACATTCGACCCCGAAAAGAAAATCAAACTGGCAACATACGCTTCCCGTTGCATCGAAAATGAAATTTTGATGTACCTGCGACGCAATAGTAAGATCCGAACTGAAGTTTCTTTTGACGAACCGCTCAACATTGATTGGGATGGAAATGAACTATTATTATCCGATGTACTGGGTACAGAAAACGATACAATCTATCGGAATATTGAAGAGCAGGTAGACCGGAAGCTTTTGCACAAAGCACTGGAAAAATTAACGGAGCGCGAGCGAATGATTATGGAGCTTCGTTTTGGCTTGACGGATGGGGAAGAAAAGACTCAAAAAGATGTGGCGGATCTACTTGGAATCTCCCAATCCTACATCTCTCGACTCGAAAAAAGAATCATTAAAAGACTCCGCAAGGAGTTCAATAAAATGGTCTGA
- the spoIIGA gene encoding sigma-E processing peptidase SpoIIGA, translating into MIVYVDLIFLTNLCIDGALIGLTAWMRKTKLVWWRWLLSAIVGALYVVMMFVPEFDFMFTFLIKFGFSLVMLTIAFGFKGLQAFARTLGTFYVINFVAAGGILGVHYMLQSSGELFNGIWFTASGGMSFDLKIAFWFTFIVFFAVLLLFKAVQSSKRKTDRMTTYLGKVEVCIDEVVISCTGLLDTGNQLTDPLSRMPVMVMEVSLWQDMLPASWKGRLKDEAPDNLIMELNQESFQWQDRLRLVPYRGINKGTAFMLAMKPDRVKVTMEETCYETTRVLIGLDGGVLSSDGKYQAVIHPELVQDAASAQSTALSAGATEKPLNVV; encoded by the coding sequence TTGATTGTGTATGTGGATCTTATTTTTTTGACAAACCTGTGTATTGACGGTGCACTCATCGGACTGACCGCCTGGATGCGCAAAACAAAGCTGGTCTGGTGGAGATGGTTGCTATCAGCCATTGTGGGCGCATTATACGTGGTCATGATGTTTGTACCGGAGTTTGATTTTATGTTCACCTTTTTGATCAAGTTCGGGTTCTCGCTGGTCATGCTTACGATTGCTTTTGGTTTTAAGGGTCTGCAGGCTTTTGCGAGGACGCTCGGTACCTTCTATGTGATTAATTTTGTCGCTGCCGGAGGTATTCTGGGTGTGCATTACATGCTTCAGAGCTCCGGAGAGCTGTTTAACGGCATTTGGTTCACAGCTTCAGGCGGCATGTCGTTTGATCTGAAGATTGCCTTCTGGTTCACGTTTATCGTATTTTTCGCTGTCCTGTTATTATTCAAAGCTGTGCAAAGCTCGAAACGTAAAACGGATCGCATGACGACCTATTTGGGCAAAGTTGAGGTCTGCATCGATGAGGTAGTCATTTCTTGTACAGGCCTTCTGGATACGGGCAATCAACTCACGGATCCCTTATCGCGCATGCCGGTCATGGTGATGGAGGTTTCGTTATGGCAAGACATGCTGCCGGCTTCATGGAAGGGCAGACTCAAGGACGAGGCGCCGGACAACCTTATTATGGAGCTTAATCAGGAAAGTTTTCAGTGGCAGGATCGACTGCGGCTTGTGCCCTATCGGGGCATTAACAAAGGGACTGCGTTTATGCTGGCGATGAAACCGGACCGGGTGAAGGTAACGATGGAGGAAACATGTTATGAGACGACAAGGGTACTTATTGGGCTGGATGGAGGTGTGTTGTCGTCGGATGGGAAATACCAGGCCGTGATTCATCCTGAACTTGTGCAAGACGCTGCTTCTGCGCAGTCTACGGCTCTCTCTGCGGGAGCAACAGAAAAGCCGCTGAATGTGGTATAG
- the ftsZ gene encoding cell division protein FtsZ: MLEFDFEMESLAQIKVIGVGGGGSNAVNRMIENGVQGVEFITVNTDAQALHLAKSEHKLQIGDKLTRGLGAGANPDVGKKAAEESRDLIMNTLKGADMVFVTAGMGGGTGTGAAPVIAEIAKECGALTVGVVTRPFTFEGRKRSSHAEQGIEALKEKVDTLIVIPNDRLLEIVDKKTPMLEAFRQADNVLRQAVQGISDLIAVPGLINLDFADVKTIMHERGSALMGIGESTGENRAAEAARKAIMSPLLETSIEGARGVIMNITGGVNLSLYEVNEAAEIVTSASDPEVNMIFGAIIDEDLKEEIKVTVIATGFEDKPAPPPPGRKPAPATAETTDTRSPNLRPFGNQPSNDQLDIPTFLRNRSRNNNND; this comes from the coding sequence ATGTTGGAATTTGATTTCGAGATGGAGAGCTTGGCTCAAATTAAAGTCATCGGTGTAGGCGGCGGCGGAAGCAATGCAGTCAACCGTATGATTGAAAATGGTGTACAAGGTGTTGAATTTATTACGGTGAATACGGATGCTCAGGCGTTACACCTGGCGAAATCCGAGCATAAATTGCAAATCGGTGATAAATTGACTCGTGGTCTTGGTGCGGGTGCCAATCCGGATGTAGGTAAAAAAGCAGCGGAAGAATCTCGCGATCTGATCATGAACACGTTGAAAGGTGCAGACATGGTATTTGTTACAGCCGGTATGGGCGGCGGTACAGGTACAGGTGCGGCTCCGGTTATTGCCGAAATCGCTAAAGAGTGTGGTGCACTTACCGTTGGTGTCGTGACTCGTCCATTTACATTCGAAGGACGCAAGCGTTCCAGCCATGCAGAGCAAGGTATTGAAGCTCTCAAAGAAAAAGTCGACACACTGATCGTGATTCCTAATGATCGTTTGCTCGAGATCGTAGACAAAAAGACTCCGATGCTTGAAGCATTCCGTCAAGCGGATAACGTACTTCGTCAAGCTGTACAAGGTATCTCTGATTTGATCGCTGTACCGGGTCTGATCAACCTTGACTTTGCTGACGTCAAAACGATTATGCATGAACGTGGTTCTGCGCTTATGGGAATTGGTGAATCAACTGGTGAGAATCGTGCCGCAGAAGCAGCGCGGAAAGCCATTATGAGTCCTTTGCTTGAAACTTCGATTGAAGGTGCTCGCGGCGTAATCATGAACATTACGGGTGGCGTTAATCTGTCCCTGTATGAAGTGAACGAAGCTGCAGAGATCGTAACGTCTGCTTCCGACCCGGAAGTGAATATGATCTTTGGTGCCATCATTGACGAAGACCTGAAAGAGGAGATTAAGGTTACGGTTATTGCAACCGGTTTTGAAGATAAACCTGCTCCACCACCACCAGGACGTAAGCCAGCTCCAGCAACAGCGGAGACAACGGATACGCGTTCGCCGAACCTGCGTCCTTTCGGAAATCAGCCGAGCAATGATCAGCTGGATATTCCGACATTTTTACGCAATCGTTCACGCAATAATAACAACGATTAA
- the ftsA gene encoding cell division protein FtsA codes for MSNNDIIVSLDIGTSKIRAIIGEINNGTFNIIGVGSADSEGIRKGVIVDIDQTVQSIRNAVDHAERMVGIQISEVYVGISGNHIGLMSSHGVVAVSNEDREIGEEDMERVLKAAEVIAVPPEREIIDVVAKQYVVDGLEGIQDPRGMIGVRLEVEATIITGAKTAIHNLLRCVEKAGLKVSDLVLMSLGAGQLALSKDEKTMGSVLVDIGAGATTIAIFEEDSLVATSTLPIGGEFVTNDIAYGLRTLTDQAEKVKLKYGCAWLDDAAADVMFKVTRIGSNVDKEFSQEDLAAIIEPRVQEIFQMISQEVKRLGYNELPGGYILTGGTVSMPGVLQVAQHELAASVRVAVPDYIGVRDPGFTSGVGILHSVIRSLRIRPSINNGGGNNNNNNNNKKPTNRPKPNAAQESEQKPGLFERLKNMFSEFI; via the coding sequence TTGAGCAACAATGACATCATTGTTAGTTTGGACATCGGTACATCCAAAATTCGCGCTATTATTGGGGAAATTAATAATGGAACCTTTAATATTATAGGAGTTGGATCTGCCGACTCGGAGGGAATTCGCAAAGGTGTAATCGTAGATATCGATCAGACGGTGCAATCGATTCGCAACGCAGTGGATCATGCAGAACGTATGGTAGGTATTCAAATATCCGAAGTGTATGTTGGAATCTCAGGAAATCATATCGGACTGATGAGCAGTCACGGCGTCGTGGCTGTGTCTAACGAGGATCGTGAGATCGGAGAAGAAGACATGGAGCGGGTGTTGAAAGCAGCCGAAGTGATTGCAGTTCCGCCGGAACGGGAAATTATTGATGTTGTCGCCAAGCAATATGTTGTAGATGGCTTGGAGGGCATACAGGACCCCCGTGGTATGATTGGTGTTCGTCTGGAAGTTGAAGCAACGATCATTACGGGTGCAAAAACCGCGATACATAATCTTTTGCGCTGCGTGGAAAAAGCGGGTCTGAAAGTAAGCGATCTGGTTCTCATGTCGCTTGGAGCGGGTCAACTGGCTTTGTCCAAAGATGAAAAAACGATGGGTTCCGTGCTTGTTGATATTGGAGCAGGTGCAACAACCATCGCCATTTTTGAAGAAGACAGTCTTGTCGCAACATCAACGTTGCCTATTGGCGGGGAGTTTGTAACGAATGATATCGCCTATGGCCTACGCACGTTAACCGATCAAGCGGAGAAAGTGAAACTGAAATATGGCTGCGCCTGGTTGGATGATGCTGCTGCGGATGTTATGTTCAAAGTAACCCGAATCGGCAGTAATGTAGACAAGGAATTTTCACAGGAGGATCTGGCGGCTATTATTGAACCTCGGGTTCAGGAAATATTCCAGATGATCTCTCAAGAAGTGAAGCGTCTTGGTTACAACGAGCTTCCTGGAGGTTATATACTAACGGGAGGTACGGTCTCTATGCCGGGGGTTCTGCAGGTTGCTCAACATGAGCTGGCTGCTTCGGTACGAGTTGCAGTCCCGGATTATATTGGTGTGCGTGACCCTGGTTTCACAAGCGGAGTCGGCATATTGCATAGTGTAATTCGCAGTTTGCGTATTCGTCCCTCGATCAATAACGGCGGTGGAAATAACAACAATAATAATAACAACAAGAAACCGACCAACCGTCCGAAGCCGAATGCGGCACAGGAATCGGAGCAAAAACCCGGTCTGTTCGAACGGCTGAAGAATATGTTCAGTGAATTTATATAA
- a CDS encoding FtsQ-type POTRA domain-containing protein, translating into MPKSQIPVLKKNRPKGNTSRKIVIILLLLFIVLLAVLFFRSSMSRISAVEITGNVYTATSELLEKSGLKEGDQFFGTSAAEVIERLKSIKAISTVTVDKQFPGIIHIKVQEYATVAYELGTDGTLKAILASGTSLTVPATIGVAVEKPILTQWKADDPLKAELSETLAKIPNELTTDISEIIPNPTPSFPDQIRMYTKSQFEVITTVSLLSDKVEYLNQVIETERPGKITMLEADTYVPFIPDDPEDDAEPGATP; encoded by the coding sequence ATGCCTAAAAGTCAAATTCCGGTTCTGAAGAAGAATCGGCCAAAAGGAAACACAAGCCGCAAAATTGTAATTATTCTGTTATTACTATTTATTGTATTGCTCGCTGTATTATTCTTTCGTTCTTCCATGAGTCGGATTTCGGCAGTTGAAATTACGGGTAATGTATACACAGCGACTTCAGAACTGCTGGAGAAAAGCGGTCTGAAAGAAGGCGATCAATTTTTTGGGACAAGTGCTGCGGAGGTAATCGAGCGTCTCAAGAGTATCAAGGCGATCTCAACCGTTACCGTGGACAAGCAATTTCCAGGCATTATTCATATCAAAGTTCAGGAATATGCCACGGTTGCGTATGAACTTGGTACGGATGGTACGTTAAAAGCGATATTAGCCAGCGGGACAAGCTTGACAGTGCCAGCAACAATCGGTGTTGCTGTAGAGAAGCCGATATTGACCCAATGGAAGGCGGATGATCCGCTCAAAGCCGAACTGAGCGAGACCCTGGCTAAAATTCCAAACGAATTGACGACGGATATTTCGGAGATTATTCCGAACCCTACGCCTTCGTTTCCGGATCAGATTCGGATGTATACCAAATCACAGTTTGAAGTAATTACAACCGTCTCTCTTTTATCGGATAAAGTGGAGTATCTGAATCAAGTGATTGAGACCGAACGCCCTGGGAAAATCACCATGCTTGAAGCAGATACTTATGTTCCTTTCATCCCGGATGACCCGGAAGATGATGCTGAACCGGGAGCAACCCCCTGA